A genome region from Maridesulfovibrio salexigens DSM 2638 includes the following:
- a CDS encoding HAMP domain-containing sensor histidine kinase — MMKISRTYLKIFLSFMLVLVVSELVIFGLLHMSWDKSPRILHMERQLFTVKNLAEMELGGIHTSPEYEKKILTPLLETLSKSLKADIWITGPYGEIVASSTATIPDMSDYTTGDAAKSADGVYVYKKRNEGIKSVYGIYTGKLPMGYPFTYHLYHSIPKFDEESWFIRAQIILTIIAAIFLIPVARRVIRPLKELTSSAAKMGRGDLKQRVEIKGKDEIAELGKAFNHMAEGLDKMVKSSRELTANVSHELRSPLARMRISLEMLKERIETGNTSGCDTFVDGMQSEITHMDELIGKIIEFSKLEMHETPAMTETVNLKELISDLLEQYQCIAERSNLNVQAELAEVKLSNCNRNGIGIVMDNILGNAFKYTDSRGKVGVHLSGDDTGVRISVTNTHAPLPEEDLEEIFNPFHRLKGQEIPGSGLGLAATRRILRIHNGEIKAENSEDGFRIVINIPIKES, encoded by the coding sequence ATGATGAAAATAAGCCGTACTTACCTTAAAATATTTCTTTCCTTCATGCTGGTGCTGGTAGTTTCCGAACTGGTCATATTCGGTCTGCTGCATATGTCATGGGATAAAAGTCCCCGTATCCTTCACATGGAACGGCAGCTGTTCACCGTAAAAAATCTAGCTGAAATGGAGCTGGGAGGAATTCATACTTCACCTGAATATGAAAAAAAGATTCTCACGCCCCTGCTTGAAACATTAAGTAAATCACTGAAAGCAGATATCTGGATCACCGGTCCCTATGGAGAAATAGTAGCTTCATCCACCGCGACAATTCCGGACATGAGCGATTATACAACCGGTGATGCCGCAAAATCAGCGGACGGCGTATACGTATATAAAAAGCGTAATGAAGGGATTAAAAGCGTATACGGAATCTACACTGGTAAACTACCCATGGGTTATCCCTTCACTTACCACCTTTACCACTCCATTCCCAAATTCGATGAGGAAAGCTGGTTCATACGGGCGCAGATAATTTTGACTATTATCGCTGCCATTTTCCTTATCCCGGTAGCAAGACGCGTGATTCGTCCTTTGAAAGAACTTACATCTTCAGCAGCTAAAATGGGCCGAGGAGACCTGAAGCAAAGAGTAGAAATCAAAGGTAAAGACGAAATTGCCGAGCTTGGCAAAGCCTTCAACCACATGGCCGAGGGACTGGACAAAATGGTTAAGTCCAGCCGGGAGCTGACTGCCAACGTATCCCACGAACTGCGCAGTCCGCTGGCCCGGATGCGCATTTCTTTGGAAATGCTCAAAGAACGTATTGAAACAGGAAACACTTCCGGTTGCGATACATTCGTAGACGGCATGCAGTCGGAAATTACCCACATGGACGAACTCATCGGTAAGATAATTGAATTTTCCAAGCTGGAAATGCACGAAACTCCGGCCATGACTGAGACAGTCAACCTGAAGGAACTTATATCCGATCTTCTTGAACAATATCAGTGCATTGCTGAACGCAGCAATTTAAATGTGCAAGCAGAACTTGCTGAAGTTAAACTTTCCAATTGCAACCGAAACGGCATCGGTATCGTAATGGATAATATTCTCGGTAACGCCTTCAAATACACTGATTCCCGAGGAAAAGTAGGAGTACATTTATCCGGAGATGATACAGGGGTGCGAATTTCAGTAACCAATACCCACGCACCACTCCCGGAAGAAGATCTGGAAGAAATATTCAATCCTTTCCACCGCCTTAAGGGGCAGGAAATTCCCGGATCTGGTCTGGGCCTTGCCGCGACACGGAGGATATTACGCATCCATAATGGAGAAATTAAAGCTGAGAATAGTGAAGACGGATTCAGAATTGTGATCAATATTCCTATAAAGGAAAGCTAA
- a CDS encoding GNAT family N-acetyltransferase has product MNITLSFELKNIDWIKVAEIFEKAPLGTREPEKLSRAAANSELVCFAKDGNEFIGFARAISDGEFQAAIYDLCILPEYQSHGLGKKMMTAMMEKLGAVNVILYAVPGKEGFYKKFGFTPMLTAMGCFKDEAGMIERGYLEG; this is encoded by the coding sequence ATGAACATCACCTTGAGCTTCGAACTGAAAAACATTGATTGGATAAAGGTGGCAGAAATATTTGAAAAAGCCCCTCTCGGCACCCGCGAACCAGAGAAACTGTCACGAGCAGCAGCAAACAGCGAGCTGGTCTGCTTTGCCAAGGACGGCAATGAATTCATAGGCTTTGCCCGCGCCATCAGCGATGGAGAATTTCAGGCCGCAATATACGACCTGTGCATCCTGCCGGAATACCAATCCCACGGACTCGGCAAAAAAATGATGACCGCCATGATGGAAAAGCTGGGGGCAGTCAATGTCATCCTATATGCAGTTCCGGGCAAAGAAGGTTTTTACAAAAAATTCGGATTCACCCCCATGCTCACCGCTATGGGTTGCTTCAAAGATGAGGCCGGAATGATTGAGCGAGGGTATTTGGAGGGGTAA
- a CDS encoding class I SAM-dependent methyltransferase, producing the protein MSQDEFTRKAKEWDSNPERKRIADEFAAAVEKAIDFKAESEVLDFGCGTGLVGLRFGKRVKTLYALDTSAAMLDMLNAKTQNEDFGNVRVIPVALHEAGLRDNSLDAIFTSMAMHHVEDLPEVLGLMAKLLKKGGKLVIGELLPEDGSFHGDNVVPYNGFEPDELAAMVTNAGFSAVQHHKHGIYNKPDKEGVVHQYGTFVLVGQK; encoded by the coding sequence ATGTCACAAGATGAATTTACTCGTAAGGCAAAGGAATGGGACAGCAATCCTGAACGCAAACGCATTGCGGACGAATTTGCTGCTGCGGTAGAGAAGGCAATTGATTTCAAGGCTGAAAGTGAAGTTCTCGATTTCGGATGCGGGACCGGACTGGTTGGTTTGCGGTTCGGCAAAAGAGTTAAGACTCTCTATGCGCTTGATACCTCTGCTGCAATGCTGGATATGCTTAATGCGAAAACTCAAAATGAAGATTTTGGCAATGTCCGGGTGATTCCTGTTGCTCTGCATGAAGCAGGACTCAGGGATAATTCGCTTGATGCAATATTCACTTCTATGGCTATGCACCATGTTGAGGACCTGCCGGAAGTGCTGGGGCTGATGGCTAAGCTGTTAAAGAAGGGCGGTAAGCTGGTAATAGGGGAACTCCTGCCAGAAGACGGCAGTTTCCACGGCGATAATGTTGTGCCTTACAATGGTTTTGAGCCGGATGAACTGGCAGCAATGGTCACAAATGCCGGGTTCTCTGCCGTGCAGCACCATAAACATGGCATCTATAACAAGCCGGATAAGGAAGGCGTTGTTCACCAGTACGGGACTTTTGTGCTGGTGGGGCAGAAGTAG
- the trpA gene encoding tryptophan synthase subunit alpha, whose amino-acid sequence MSITKLADKINEAKAEGRLGLIPFLPGGYPNRDQFWKEILELDEHGADVIEIGMPFSDPVADGPVVEAASLKCLEDGINLKWILAGLSEHRAKISAGVLLMGYYNPVLQYGLEEFAKDASAAGVNGLIIADLPYEEGVEFRDLLAKYDIALIPLVGLNTEADRMALYSKGGNGFCYYVSVLGTTGGTATLPEEIKQGLAKAQEVFDIPVALGFGLKEPSQLKELEGLVDAAVFGSALIKHIDSGKSSAEFMKVWK is encoded by the coding sequence ATGAGTATTACCAAACTTGCAGATAAAATTAATGAGGCTAAAGCAGAAGGCCGCCTCGGTCTGATTCCGTTCCTGCCCGGTGGATATCCCAACCGTGATCAGTTCTGGAAAGAAATTCTCGAGCTTGATGAGCACGGTGCGGATGTAATCGAAATCGGTATGCCTTTTTCCGATCCCGTGGCAGATGGTCCGGTGGTTGAGGCAGCTTCCCTGAAATGCCTTGAGGACGGCATCAACCTGAAGTGGATTCTGGCTGGACTTTCCGAACATCGCGCCAAGATCAGTGCCGGAGTGCTGCTCATGGGGTACTATAACCCGGTGCTGCAATATGGACTGGAGGAATTTGCCAAGGATGCCAGTGCAGCCGGGGTAAACGGTCTGATCATTGCCGACCTGCCTTATGAGGAAGGTGTGGAGTTCCGCGATTTACTTGCAAAGTATGACATCGCGCTGATTCCGCTGGTCGGCCTGAATACCGAGGCGGATCGCATGGCTCTCTATTCCAAGGGCGGTAACGGCTTCTGCTATTATGTTTCCGTTCTGGGAACTACCGGAGGCACCGCTACGTTGCCTGAAGAAATCAAGCAGGGCCTCGCCAAGGCGCAGGAGGTCTTTGATATTCCGGTGGCTCTCGGTTTCGGACTGAAAGAACCTTCCCAGCTCAAGGAGCTTGAAGGACTTGTCGATGCTGCTGTATTCGGTTCCGCGCTGATCAAGCACATTGATTCTGGGAAAAGCAGTGCAGAGTTTATGAAGGTCTGGAAATAA
- the trpB gene encoding tryptophan synthase subunit beta, whose translation MKRGYFGDYGGQFVPELLMPPLLELEEAMEKIMKSDEFQQEFTRLLKDFVGRPTALTHCANISRELGFNLWLKREDLAHTGAHKVNNTVGQALLTKMMGKPMLLAETGAGQHGVATATAAALLDLDCEIYMGALDVKRQSHNVRRMELLGAKCVPVESGTQTLKDAINAALRKWIADQQTTHYCFGTAAGPHPFPLLVREFQAIIGREAKAQFKEKTGELPYMVVACVGGGSNAIGMFHEFVQEKSVKIVGVEAAGTGEPGCTNSAPINLGTPGVLHGMNTLLLQTEEGQILPSHSIAPGLDYPGVGPEHVHLHATGRAQYGTVNDHQALNAFQMLCRKEGILPALESSHAVAWVLENRDSIPKDANVIVNLSGRGDKDMGILEDYLAEHGV comes from the coding sequence ATGAAACGAGGATATTTTGGAGATTACGGCGGACAGTTTGTACCTGAACTGCTCATGCCGCCGCTGCTCGAGCTTGAAGAGGCCATGGAAAAGATCATGAAATCTGACGAATTCCAGCAGGAATTCACCCGCCTTCTTAAAGATTTTGTCGGTCGTCCCACCGCACTGACCCATTGCGCGAATATTTCCCGCGAACTGGGATTCAACCTCTGGCTCAAGCGTGAAGACCTTGCTCATACCGGAGCACATAAGGTTAACAACACCGTTGGGCAGGCTCTTTTAACCAAGATGATGGGCAAGCCCATGCTTCTGGCTGAAACAGGAGCCGGACAGCACGGTGTTGCAACCGCAACCGCAGCCGCACTTCTTGATCTTGACTGCGAAATTTACATGGGCGCTCTGGATGTGAAACGTCAGTCTCATAACGTGCGCCGTATGGAACTTCTGGGCGCGAAATGTGTGCCTGTGGAATCCGGCACCCAGACCCTGAAGGACGCTATCAACGCCGCGCTGCGTAAATGGATCGCTGATCAACAGACCACCCATTACTGCTTCGGTACTGCCGCCGGCCCGCATCCCTTCCCGCTGCTGGTTCGTGAATTTCAGGCAATTATCGGGCGTGAAGCCAAGGCCCAGTTCAAGGAAAAAACAGGTGAACTGCCTTACATGGTTGTAGCCTGCGTGGGCGGCGGTTCCAATGCCATCGGCATGTTCCACGAATTTGTGCAAGAAAAATCAGTTAAAATAGTAGGTGTTGAGGCTGCGGGTACCGGAGAACCGGGCTGCACCAACTCCGCACCCATCAACCTCGGAACTCCCGGAGTTCTGCATGGCATGAACACCTTGTTGCTCCAGACCGAGGAAGGGCAGATCCTGCCTTCACATTCCATTGCTCCCGGTCTTGATTACCCCGGTGTAGGTCCTGAACACGTGCATCTGCATGCAACCGGTCGTGCTCAGTACGGCACAGTCAATGACCATCAAGCCCTGAATGCATTCCAGATGCTTTGTCGCAAGGAAGGTATCCTGCCAGCGCTGGAAAGTTCCCATGCTGTTGCGTGGGTCTTGGAAAACAGGGATTCCATTCCCAAAGATGCTAACGTCATAGTCAACCTGTCCGGTCGCGGCGACAAGGACATGGGTATTCTTGAAGATTACCTCGCTGAGCATGGAGTATAG
- a CDS encoding phosphoribosylanthranilate isomerase produces the protein MSLLVKVCGMTSKEDATMCEQLGVDFLGFIFHPSSPRNVDAAFARSVKTDGAKKVGVFVKQSATEVIETLKNGQLDFAQLHGGQNEEFCKAVGKERVIKVLWPQKYDSVKEFQADIDRFVPHCTYLLFDAGKSGGGHGIAMEFEVFKDVTIPVPWLLAGGLSAENLREALDTAQPNGVDLNSGVESEPGKKERNKLAAAFAAIGQ, from the coding sequence ATGAGCCTGTTAGTCAAAGTTTGCGGAATGACTTCCAAAGAAGACGCGACTATGTGTGAACAATTGGGCGTGGATTTTTTAGGATTCATTTTTCATCCTTCCAGCCCGCGTAACGTTGATGCCGCTTTTGCCCGTTCCGTTAAAACTGACGGAGCCAAAAAGGTAGGTGTCTTTGTTAAGCAGAGTGCAACGGAAGTGATCGAAACTTTGAAAAACGGTCAGCTCGATTTTGCGCAATTGCACGGAGGACAGAATGAGGAATTTTGTAAAGCCGTGGGCAAAGAACGGGTGATCAAAGTTCTCTGGCCTCAGAAGTACGATTCAGTAAAAGAGTTTCAAGCGGATATTGACCGTTTTGTTCCTCATTGCACTTACTTGCTTTTCGATGCCGGAAAATCCGGCGGCGGGCATGGCATTGCAATGGAATTTGAAGTGTTCAAAGATGTAACCATTCCGGTTCCATGGTTGCTGGCAGGAGGTCTTTCAGCAGAAAATCTGAGAGAAGCGTTGGATACAGCACAACCAAACGGAGTTGATCTTAATTCCGGAGTGGAATCCGAACCGGGCAAAAAAGAAAGAAATAAACTGGCTGCGGCTTTTGCAGCTATTGGTCAATAG
- a CDS encoding indole-3-glycerol-phosphate synthase yields the protein MLDKFRKAKQAELDMLAKMQSEGRKFTPYAGERASFADAIRRDESGLKVIAEYKRASPSKGDINLGLSAADVAKMYAAGGASAISVLTEEEYFKGNLSYLDEIKPSGLPMLRKDFLTDLMQIEQTLATPASALLVIVRMFEDDGYLKEMIEQTHAAGLDAVVEAFDDVDLKRAKQAGARIIQINNRDLDTLGIDMNRSIEFIKLKEEGEIWICASGISEPEDCAQMNELGYDTVLIGTSIMSSPDPQAKLAALVAGGRL from the coding sequence ATGCTCGATAAATTCAGAAAAGCAAAACAGGCCGAGCTGGATATGCTGGCGAAGATGCAGTCCGAAGGAAGAAAGTTTACTCCATATGCGGGGGAACGTGCTTCTTTTGCCGATGCTATCCGCCGTGATGAATCCGGGCTGAAGGTCATTGCCGAATATAAGCGTGCTTCTCCGTCCAAGGGGGATATCAACCTTGGTCTGAGCGCAGCGGATGTTGCCAAGATGTATGCTGCCGGAGGTGCTTCGGCTATCTCTGTGCTTACCGAAGAGGAGTATTTCAAGGGTAATCTTAGTTACCTCGATGAAATTAAACCTAGCGGATTGCCGATGCTGCGCAAGGATTTCCTTACCGATCTGATGCAGATTGAGCAGACTTTGGCTACTCCGGCTTCGGCTCTTTTGGTCATCGTGCGTATGTTTGAGGATGACGGTTATCTTAAGGAAATGATCGAGCAAACTCATGCCGCGGGGCTTGATGCTGTGGTTGAGGCTTTTGATGATGTTGATCTCAAGCGGGCCAAGCAGGCCGGAGCGCGGATTATCCAGATCAATAACCGCGACCTTGATACCCTTGGTATCGACATGAATCGTTCCATTGAATTCATCAAGCTCAAGGAAGAGGGTGAAATCTGGATCTGCGCCAGCGGAATCAGTGAACCTGAAGATTGCGCACAGATGAATGAGTTGGGCTACGATACCGTGCTCATCGGCACCTCAATTATGTCCAGCCCGGACCCGCAGGCCAAGCTTGCCGCGTTGGTTGCCGGAGGCAGGTTATGA
- the trpD gene encoding anthranilate phosphoribosyltransferase: MSQIISESLTALSSGQDLTTEQADAVFEELFSGEMTNAQAGALLMGLRTKGEKAVEVAAGVRAALREAKLIKGINSPCIDTCGTGGDGTNSFNCSTAVAIYLADMGYLVTKHGNRAVSSSCGSADVLEDLGVSLGTTVNEARDVLLRDKFVFMFAPNYHPAFGKIAPIRKELGIPTLFNLMGPLLNPARPTHQILGVGRPEILRLMAEVLVLTNVEKAYVIHGAGNFDELTPFGVNDAILVENGELTEVKIDPADYGFAAAKPEDVAVKDRPEALATIRKVLAGTAPQAMLDMVALNLGAAISILDGVSLEEGMEKAKAKVAKGVDKEY; encoded by the coding sequence ATGTCACAGATTATAAGCGAATCCCTGACCGCTCTTTCTTCCGGTCAGGACCTGACCACAGAACAGGCTGATGCTGTTTTTGAGGAACTCTTTTCCGGTGAAATGACCAATGCTCAAGCGGGTGCGCTGCTCATGGGGCTGAGAACCAAGGGCGAAAAAGCTGTTGAAGTTGCTGCCGGTGTGCGTGCGGCCCTGCGTGAGGCCAAGCTGATCAAAGGCATCAACAGTCCGTGCATTGATACTTGCGGTACAGGAGGTGACGGCACCAACAGTTTCAACTGCTCTACTGCGGTTGCGATTTACCTTGCAGATATGGGCTATCTGGTTACCAAGCACGGCAATAGGGCGGTTTCATCTTCCTGCGGTTCTGCTGATGTGTTGGAAGATTTGGGAGTTTCACTGGGAACTACAGTGAATGAGGCGCGCGATGTGCTGCTGCGGGATAAATTTGTGTTCATGTTTGCCCCGAATTACCACCCGGCCTTCGGAAAAATCGCTCCCATTCGAAAAGAACTGGGAATCCCGACCTTGTTTAACCTTATGGGCCCCCTGTTAAACCCCGCACGTCCCACTCACCAGATTCTGGGCGTTGGCAGACCGGAAATTCTGCGTCTTATGGCTGAAGTGCTGGTGCTGACCAATGTGGAAAAGGCGTATGTTATTCATGGCGCGGGTAACTTTGATGAATTGACTCCGTTCGGTGTGAACGATGCGATTCTTGTGGAGAACGGTGAGCTTACCGAAGTTAAGATTGATCCGGCTGATTACGGTTTTGCAGCAGCCAAGCCTGAAGATGTTGCTGTTAAGGATCGTCCTGAAGCTTTGGCAACAATTCGTAAGGTTCTGGCGGGTACCGCACCGCAGGCCATGCTTGATATGGTGGCATTGAACCTTGGGGCGGCAATTTCCATTCTTGATGGTGTGTCTTTGGAAGAGGGCATGGAAAAAGCCAAGGCTAAAGTCGCTAAGGGCGTGGATAAGGAATACTAG
- a CDS encoding anthranilate synthase component II, which produces MFLLVDNFDSFTFNLVQAFQQLGADPLVLRNDREEILELAESGKLERVCLSPGPSNPENAGLSLEFLSRLPKEIPVLGVCLGHQTLGHFAGASVVRAGRIMHGKTSDVHHKNEGIFTGLDNPFNVCRYHSLVVNVDEAPDMLELTAWTDQDEVMGLRYKDRPWTGLQFHPESILTPDGPKLLKNFLDGNI; this is translated from the coding sequence ATGTTTTTACTCGTAGATAATTTTGATTCATTTACCTTCAATCTGGTGCAGGCATTTCAGCAGCTTGGGGCTGATCCTCTGGTGCTGCGCAATGACCGTGAGGAAATCCTTGAGCTTGCAGAGTCCGGCAAACTGGAACGGGTCTGCCTTTCTCCCGGCCCCAGTAATCCGGAAAACGCAGGGTTGTCCTTGGAATTCCTTTCTCGTCTGCCCAAGGAAATTCCGGTACTCGGCGTCTGCCTAGGTCACCAGACTTTAGGTCATTTTGCGGGGGCATCCGTAGTCCGCGCCGGACGGATCATGCACGGCAAGACTTCCGATGTTCACCACAAGAATGAAGGCATTTTCACTGGTCTGGATAATCCGTTTAATGTCTGCCGCTACCATTCTCTAGTGGTCAATGTGGATGAAGCACCGGATATGCTGGAGCTGACCGCATGGACTGATCAGGATGAAGTAATGGGCCTTCGCTATAAGGACCGCCCGTGGACAGGGTTGCAGTTCCATCCAGAATCAATTTTGACACCGGATGGACCGAAACTGCTGAAGAACTTCTTGGACGGAAATATCTAG
- a CDS encoding anthranilate synthase component I family protein: MKIELTQYGKWLPADTQTPISLYLGLVGDAPGILLESAEVDGRLGRYSLIAWDFRLKLSPVRGKLSVECADSRLAGLATYSGMEFLEGMRAVMKALHLKAQPEVGELPALTRGLYGTLGYGIAGMLEPKLKEKLPADDAEVRLALPGRVVLFDHLKHSCCFLSLDKDDAPEFTPPVFGAECEPTKVGDPVAVPGKEKYMEGVKKVKDLIAEGECIQVVLSTRFSAPFSGDSFDLYRRLRQANPSPFMFYMKFSREEILLGSSPELMARCDKGRLEVRPIAGTRPRGKDAAGDRKYAEELLADPKEIAEHVMLVDLGRNDLGRIAKPGTVSVEKFKQIEYFSHVMHITSYVEADLRDDHDAIDVLQATFPAGTLSGAPKIRAMEIISEIEEVPRGPYGGCIGFIGLDKDSVNLDTGITIRSMWIRDGKCHWQAGAGIVYDSDPEMEWKECNNKARVLKEILQSEGGDVFTRR, translated from the coding sequence GGACGACTTGGACGTTACAGCCTTATAGCTTGGGATTTCAGACTCAAGCTTTCACCTGTGCGCGGTAAGCTTTCCGTGGAATGCGCTGATTCAAGGCTTGCGGGATTGGCAACTTATTCGGGCATGGAGTTTCTGGAGGGCATGCGTGCTGTCATGAAGGCCCTGCACCTGAAAGCCCAGCCGGAAGTCGGTGAACTTCCTGCTCTGACTCGCGGCCTATACGGAACACTCGGTTACGGAATTGCCGGAATGCTGGAGCCGAAGCTCAAAGAGAAGTTGCCTGCTGATGATGCTGAGGTTCGTTTGGCTCTGCCCGGACGGGTAGTTCTTTTCGATCACCTCAAGCACAGCTGCTGCTTTCTTTCACTTGATAAGGATGACGCTCCTGAATTTACACCGCCTGTTTTCGGTGCCGAGTGCGAACCGACCAAGGTTGGTGATCCGGTGGCTGTTCCGGGTAAGGAAAAATATATGGAAGGGGTCAAGAAAGTTAAGGATCTCATTGCCGAGGGCGAATGCATTCAGGTGGTTCTTTCTACCCGTTTTTCTGCTCCTTTCAGCGGTGACTCCTTTGATCTTTATCGCCGCCTGCGTCAGGCCAATCCCTCGCCGTTCATGTTCTATATGAAGTTCAGCCGTGAGGAAATCCTGCTCGGTTCTTCCCCCGAATTGATGGCCCGTTGCGATAAAGGCAGGCTGGAAGTTCGTCCTATCGCCGGGACCCGTCCGCGCGGCAAGGATGCTGCCGGGGACCGCAAGTATGCCGAAGAGCTGCTCGCTGATCCCAAGGAAATCGCTGAACATGTCATGCTGGTTGACCTTGGCCGCAATGACCTTGGACGTATCGCCAAGCCCGGTACCGTGAGTGTCGAAAAATTCAAGCAGATCGAATACTTCAGCCACGTAATGCACATCACTTCTTATGTGGAAGCCGATCTGCGTGATGATCACGATGCCATCGACGTGCTGCAAGCGACCTTTCCGGCGGGAACACTTTCCGGTGCCCCTAAAATCAGGGCCATGGAAATCATTTCCGAAATCGAGGAAGTTCCGCGCGGTCCTTACGGAGGCTGCATCGGTTTTATCGGTCTGGATAAGGATTCCGTGAACCTCGATACCGGTATTACCATTCGTTCCATGTGGATTCGTGATGGCAAGTGCCATTGGCAGGCCGGGGCTGGAATCGTTTATGATTCCGATCCTGAAATGGAATGGAAGGAATGCAACAACAAGGCAAGGGTGCTTAAGGAAATTCTGCAATCGGAGGGCGGTGATGTTTTTACTCGTAGATAA